In one Ananas comosus cultivar F153 linkage group 12, ASM154086v1, whole genome shotgun sequence genomic region, the following are encoded:
- the LOC109717994 gene encoding patatin-like protein 3: MKPTSLIDSASGWREPILGSDKLSHEIFSFLESRFLFGPGETLTLDCGGGGGGRGRGRVRILSIDGGGGGGELAAAALARLEARLRELSGNPSARIVDFFDLAAGSGAGAVLAAALFTRGSVSAADAAAALALVRSDDDRRTRKKTRTRSWIFGRRSRGGVVGALDRVFGEATMRDAAKPLLIPCYDAATGAPYVFSRADAVEGDAYDFFVRDVCAAAYGSAAAAVSVDGATRVLPAASATAMASPAAAAVTHVLHNKQEFPFVAGVGDLLVVSIGNGGGSGGGAAASEAAEELLRIAGATQADMVDQALGFAFGESRSASYVRIQGDGVTAGRTAEAMLAERSVESVLFRGRRMTETTNGERLDWAAGELAKEEERRRRSKTPTVLICVVGDHRLDGVRRLLGFSMIIL; the protein is encoded by the exons ATGAAGCCGACGAGTCTCATCGACTCGGCTTCGG GCTGGCGCGAGCCGATCCTCGGCTCGGACAAGCTGAGCCACGagatcttctccttcctcgaGTCCCGCTTCCTCTTCGGCCCGggcgaaaccctaaccctagactgcggcggcggcggcggagggagagggagggggagggtGCGGATCCTCTCCATCgacggcgggggcgggggcggggagctcgcggcggcggcgctcgcgCGGCTCGAGGCGCGGCTCCGGGAGCTCTCGGGGAACCCTAGCGCCCGCATCGTCGACTTCTTCGACCTCGCCGCGGggtccggcgccggcgccgtccTCGCCGCCGCGCTCTTCACCCGCGGGAGCGtctccgccgccgacgccgccgccgcgctcgccCTGGTCCGATCCGACGACGACCGTCGGACGAGGAAGAAGACGCGGACGCGGAGCTGGATCTTCGGGAGGAGATCGCGCGGGGGGGTGGTCGGGGCGCTCGACAGGGTCTTCGGGGAGGCGACGATGCGGGACGCGGCCAAACCCTTGCTGATCCCCTGCTACGACGCCGCCACGGGCGCGCCGTACGTGTTCTCGCGCGCCGACGCCGTGGAGGGCGACGCCTACGACTTCTTCGTCCGCGACGTCTGCGCCGCCGCGTacggctccgccgccgccgccgtgtcgGTGGACGGGGCGACGCGGGTGCTcccggcggcgtcggcgactGCGATGGCGagccccgcggcggcggcggtgacgcACGTGCTCCACAACAAGCAGGAGTTCCCCTTCGTCGCTGGAGTCGGCGACCTTCTCGTAGTCTCCATCGGGaacggcggcggcagcggcggcggcgctgctGCGTCCGAAGCAGCGGAGGAGCTGCTGCGGATTGCCGGAGCAACGCAAGCGGATATG GTGGATCAGGCGCTGGGATTCGCATTCGGCGAAAGCCGGTCGGCGAGCTACGTCCGGATCCAGGGGGACGGCGTCACCGCCGGTCGGACCGCGGAGGCGATGCTGGCGGAGCGGAGCGTCGAGTCCGTCCTCTTCCGCGGGCGGAGGATGACGGAGACGACGAATGGCGAGAGGCTGGATTGGGCCGCGGGGGAGCTGGCCAAGGAAGaggagaggcggcggcggagcaagaCCCCGACGGTCCTGATCTGCGTCGTCGGAGATCACCGTCTCGACGGTGTCCGGCGCCTCCTCGGCTTCTCTATGATCATCCTTTAA
- the LOC109718896 gene encoding OTU domain-containing protein 6B-like, with protein sequence METTQGGERSASPEELLGEAVEEEEKQKQESLEEMLARHRDEVQKLQNKEISLKKEAAKGSKAEQKAKKKQVEDEISRLTAQLKSKHSQELASLGYQTADDVVKAISGVTISGKNEPAKLSKGVRRREKRAQQEAAREQRIQEEQSQIVSDRMVENEKLEKKLEPLGLTINEIKPDGHCLYRAVEDQLSLHSHDAAGYGYVELRRMVARYMKDNTRDLLPFFLAENKMELDSHCTDVERFEKYCEEVESTAAWGGQLEVGALTHCLKKHIIIYSGSFPDVEMGKEYKCESGSSVENPSILLSYHRHAYGLGEHYNSVVPTGMR encoded by the exons ATGGAGACGACCCAGGGAGGCGAGAGAAGCGCTTCTCCCGAAGAGCTTCTGGGAGAAgcagtggaggaggaggagaagcagaagcaggAGTCTCTGGAGGAGATGCTCGCGAGGCACAG gGACGAGGTACAAAAGCTGCAAAACAAGGAGATCAGCCTTAAGAAAGAAGCCGCCAAAGGGAGCAAAGCCGAGCAGAAAGCAAAGAAGAAGCAAGTGGAAGACGAGATATCTCGACTCACCGCCCAACTGAAATCCAAACACTCGCAAGAACTCGCTTCGTTGGGCTATCAAACCGCCGACGACGTAGTGAAGGCCATCTCCGGCGTTACCATTTCTGGCAAAAATGAACCCGCCAAACTGAGCAAGGGGGTGAGGCGCAGAGAGAAACGAGCTCAACAAGAAGCCGCCCGCGAGCAGAGAATCCAGGAAGAGCAGAGCCAAATCGTCAGCGATCGAATGGTCGAGAACGAAAAGCTCGAGAAAAAGCTCGAGCCGCTAGGGCTAACCATCAACGAAATCAAGCCCGATGGGCATTGCTTGTATCGAGCGGTCGAAGACCAACTCTCGCTCCATTCGCATGACGCCGCTGGCTACGGCTACGTCGAGCTCCGAAGGATGGTGGCGAGGTACATGAAGGATAACACGCGGGACTTGTTGCCCTTCTTCTTAGCGGAAAACAAGATGGAGTTGGATTCGCATTGCACCGACGTGGAGAGGTTCGAGAAGTACTGCGAGGAGGTCGAGTCGACGGCGGCCTGGGGCGGGCAACTCGAAGTCGGGGCTCTCACTCATTGCTTGAAGAAGCACATCATAATATATTCTGGGTCTTTTCCTGATGTGGAGATGGGGAAAGAATACAAGTGTGAGAGTGGAAGCAGTGTGGAGAATCCCAGCATTTTGTTATCTTATCATAGGCATGCTTATGGCCTGGGTGAGCATTACAACTCCGTGGTTCCTACTGGAATGAGGTAA
- the LOC109718264 gene encoding protein prune homolog: MRNSDHMEARKYQVAFSRKRDDPQFEGMRRENQSMPYRGSTLDSEPTIQNSSFSHSLSDIWERESKWSLPNTYYDHAIRLEKQETNSTPESVVVEVEENSPADNNSHLKELKRTFTEEGKNATHYKNYSPRSAATFYCGSFSPSDASVLEMCNSIERLNKYLEATKADVEAGVPGKFLQAVIGQELADVGSIISTITYAFFLHEYKTNSHHCTVPIINISRAEFNAHAELKWLLRSCRVEETHLVFIDEVDLSYHDLFGNLKLVLLNCDKLPLKQEGLKDALAEIVDSKQDCTSCAVVAEKFLETIPEILAGQGFCRLLLSGILLDTTDLQSANCTSKDKYTATLLIKGAGRFGFSGLYQILRYKMNDITDLKVQDILRRDFKKWTRVSGKPISAGSRLTVIHIGMSSIGVSIEQLLSHEDSAAREVTLFQESEKLRLLMVVSGHYDYNKNFKREILVSASTAELMASFLHFFSTNGKNLPLKALDQLDLKEEQRAFEIDNKLTSRRSIERILEEFGGVLRKL; encoded by the exons atGAGAAACTCAGATCACATGGAGGCAAGAAAATACCAG GTAGCATTCTCACGCAAGAGAGACGATCCCCAATTCGAAGGAATGCGAAGAGAAAACCAATCCATGCCATATAGAGGAAGCACATTGGACTCAGAACCAACCATCCAAAATTCAAGTTTTTCGCATTCCTTATCAGACATATGGGAAAGAGAATCCAAATGGAGTTTACCAAACACTTATTATGATCATGCAATAAGGCTAGAGAAACAAGAGACGAATTCTACGCCGGAAAGTGTTGTTGTTGAGGTGGAGGAAAATTCACCAGCTGATAACAATAGTCATCTGAAAGAGCTCAAAAGAACATTTACCGAGGAAGGAAAAAATGCGACTCATTATAAGAATTACTCGCCTCGATCCGCTGCAACATTCTATTGCGGTAGCTTCTCGCCTTCTGATGCTTCTGTTTTGGAAATGTGCAATAGTATCGAAAGGCTGAACAAATATTTGGAAGCTACGAAAGCTGATGTTGAAGCTGGTGTTCCCGGAAAGTTTCTGCAAGCTGTTATAGGGCAAGAACTTGCTG ATGTCGGATCTATAATTTCTACAATAACATACGCCTTCTTCCTGCATGAGTACAAAACAAATAGTCATCATTGCACAGTGCCAATCATAAACATTAGTAGGGCAGAGTTTAATGCACACGCCGAGCTAAAATGGTTGCTTCGTTCATGTCGAGTTGAGGAAACTCACTTGGTTTTTATCGATGAG GTTGACCTTTCTTATCATGACTTATTCGGAAATCTAAAGCTAGTATTGCTGAACTGCGACAAACTCCCATTGAAGCAAGAG GGATTGAAAGATGCATTGGCCGAAATTGTCGACAGCAAACAG GATTGCACAAGTTGTGCAGTAGTGGCTGAAAAGTTCTTGGAGACAATTCCAGAAATCCTAGCAGGGCAAGGATTTTGTAGACTTCtg TTATCAGGCATTCTCTTGGACACAACAGACCTGCAAAGTGCTAATTGCACCTCCAAAGATAAATACACGGCGACGCTACTGATCAAAGGAGCCGGTCGATTCGGATTCAGTGGACTTTATCAGATAT TGAGGTACAAAATGAATGACATAACAGATCTTAAGGTGCAGGACATACTCCGAAGGGATTTCAAAAAGTGGACAAGAGTCTCAG GAAAACCGATTAGCGCTGGTTCGAGATTGACGGTGATCCATATCGGTATGAGTTCGATCGGAGTTTCGATTGAGCAACTTCTTTCTCATGAAGATTCAGCAGCCCGCGAAGTTACGCTATTTCAAG AATCGGAGAAATTGCGGCTGCTGATGGTTGTTTCAGGGCATTATGATTATAACAAAAACTTCAAG agagagattttggtTTCTGCGAGCACCGCGGAACTTATGGCGAGTTTCCTCCACTTCTTCAGTACTAATGGGAAGAATCTCCCACTCAAAGCTTTGGATCAACTAG ATTTAAAAGAGGAGCAAAGAGCGTTCGAGATCGATAACAAGTTGACGTCGAGGAGAAGCATAGAGCGAATTTTGGAAGAGTTTGGAGGGGTGTTGAGGAAGCTGTAG